The DNA window ATTTTCTATTTTTGCCTCTTACAATTCATGATATTCTACAATACAGTACCTATTTCCAAATGTATCCCTTGGTTTGCTAGTAAATTGAGTACATTAGCAGTGCTCTACTACCTAAAGAACCCCACCATTCCTTTTGGACGGTTTAACCGAGGTCGTCGGTCATATGTCGGACATTGGCCCTCCCGGATTAcccctccccctccttcCCATTCCGAGCGGCTATTATTCTTTAACGCGCTTCACCCACCCTATCACGCCATCCCGTCAACCTGTGAAGACATTGAAGCGACAACACACTAGCGAAAGCAGGCATTGCAGGGTTCTTGAACGGGACAGGCATGTCAGAAAAGCCAATTTTCGTGGCTGCTCATCCCCGAGCGTGTTCCACGGCTTTCGAGCGCGTATTCATGACTCAACATGACACTATTCAGTGTGTTCATGAGCCATTTGGTGACGCTTTCTACTACGGCCCAGAGCGACTCTCGACCCGATTTGCGGATGATGAACAAACCCGTTTGAACAGTGGATTCAGCAAGGCTACCTATGGCTCGGTCCTGGAGGGAATTAAGCGAGAAGCATCTCAGGTTCGACATTTTTCCCCTGCGAGCCCCCTATCTTGGATACCCCTCTGCTGTAATTCACCGTCTGCCCAATTCTCCCTCCCACAAGCACACACGGGCAAAGGGCAACCATGAAAAGGCCATCGCAGATTACAACGATAAACTTGTAACTAAATTTTCGTACCCGTCATGTCGGACGTGAATCTGTGTGAGCGAGATCATGCTTACCCTATCGACAGGGAAAGCGTGTGTTCATCAAGGACATCGACTATTATCTGTTTGCGCCTGACCGGAAGCCTACCAGCATTGCACCATCTTTGCGAAGCGCCACAGGTGATCATCTTTCTAGAGAAACCGCAAGAGCCAACGGCTGTACTCAGAAGGAGTTGAGCCCATACCCAACCTCAGACGAGCCAGAAAACCCAACCGTGATGCCGCGTGCGATACAGGAAATGTTTCATTTTACGTTTCTCATCCGCGATCCGCACTATAGCGTGCCGTCCTACTACCGATGTACGATCCCACCGCTGCGTGAGATCACAAATTTCTATTATGATCCCCTCGAAGCCGGATATGACGAGCTTCGCCGACATTTCGATTACCTGAAGGAGACTGGCCTTGTAGGACCGCATGTAGCAACACGGCCCGACTTAAGCAGTCCAGAAGCCAAGGCTGAGTCGGACTTGAAGAAATACATCGGCCACGAAATATGTGTTGTCGATGCAGATGACCTACTAgatgcaccagcagccatgatcGAGGCATTTTGCAAGAGTGTCGGACTGCAGTATGACCCTCGAATGCTGCAATGGAATAGGGAAATCGATCATGCAGTAGCAAATGACAAATTTGACAAGTGGCGCGGCTTCCACGATGATGCGCTCGATTCCGAGGGACTTCAAGCGAGGACTCACGTAAGTCATAAAAAACCGCCTGTGAGACCAGAAAACACTAACAAATGACACTACAGAAGCGCGCTCCAAAATCAGAGGAGGAATTTGATATCGAGTGGAGTGCAAAGTATGGCGAAGAGGCGGCGGCTATGATTCGCAAGACGGTTGTCCAAAATATGCCCGACTACTTGTATCTGAAGCAGTTCGCTATGCGGGTCTAAGAGTGATATTGAAAATTCAAATGGGTTTTTTCGCCTTTGCCTCCATCCCCCCTTTTTTTGTACTTCCTTTTCTATTTAAATTAATCACCGAGGCAATTGATGCTGGTATCAAGCATTGTTATATATATGCATCAGGATTTTCTTGCCTGTTAAGTGGGAAGACTATTTCAACTGTGGATATACATATCTGAACTGCAGCGAAAGAATGTACGCTTTCAACGGTGATTGAATAAAAATTAGCGTATCCCATTCTCGCAAACGTTTCAGGGAGGAACTATGAGACAAACTCGAAGCAAAATGGAAAGCTACATAATATGACAGGTATGCGATCAAGGCCATACGGGCTTTAAAATATCTCTACCTATAATAGCATCCTTTAGACGGCTTATGTTAGCTTCTTTAGTAGAGATCAACGAAATTCTCTGAATTCGCCATTTCTTGAGACCACCATATAGTAGTATCGTAAACTGTCAGACCGCAAATCTGACAAACAGTCGGTATCTAGTTTCGACGTGCTCTGAGTCAGCCTCCTTTGCGTCTCCTTATTCAAGTCTATTAGTAAATATGGAAAACGAGCAAAAAAAGGTGTGGAATGCGCAGATCTACAGTCCCAGCAATTTCACCGACGCTGATGCATGGTCAAATTTTGGACTAGTGAGCGGTGCCGAAGCTGGTTCGGCAACCTCGGTTCCGGTACCGAAATGTGTATCTACTTGTTGACTCCACTCCGCTCCTATCACCCATAGTCGTATTCTTCCCAGAATGGGACGCGAAAATATGCACTGCTTTGCACTAGGATGCACGAGATATGTATGATTTGAATGTATGCAGTCATGCCAATTACCCCCACCCCTGTTGAGACTGTGATATTACACCATCTTAGTAATATTCAAGATGACGACATTTGACCATTAACTAATTGTATAAGAACACCTATGACACTGGTCATTGTACATTGATTGATATCCACGTTGGGCTTTTTCAACGGCTTGTAGAACAATGAAGATCACTCGGCAGTTCTGGCGAGGCTCGGCAAGCTCGGTGCGGgggtgggtgggaagggTACTTTGACCTGATACAAGCAACTTATTCCATTTTGTGCACTAGACACAACTGTATGCTACCTTTGAGCTTATTTCGGACATGGCAGATCGTGCGAGGGTTGTCTGCCTGCACTGTCATTCTCGCAAGGTAAGCTCAGCGAATCCTTTCCGGGCATAAACGGCTACCAAACCGGGATTAGGTGCGATGCGACCTAGAAGATCAAACCGGTGGTGTCTGCAGTAATTGTAGAAGACGCGGTCAAATTTGCCGGTAAGGTG is part of the Penicillium psychrofluorescens genome assembly, chromosome: 4 genome and encodes:
- a CDS encoding uncharacterized protein (ID:PFLUO_006132-T1.cds;~source:funannotate) produces the protein MTQHDTIQCVHEPFGDAFYYGPERLSTRFADDEQTRLNSGFSKATYGSVLEGIKREASQGKRVFIKDIDYYLFAPDRKPTSIAPSLRSATGDHLSRETARANGCTQKELSPYPTSDEPENPTVMPRAIQEMFHFTFLIRDPHYSVPSYYRCTIPPLREITNFYYDPLEAGYDELRRHFDYLKETGLVGPHVATRPDLSSPEAKAESDLKKYIGHEICVVDADDLLDAPAAMIEAFCKSVGLQYDPRMLQWNREIDHAVANDKFDKWRGFHDDALDSEGLQARTHKRAPKSEEEFDIEWSAKYGEEAAAMIRKTVVQNMPDYLYLKQFAMRV